The following is a genomic window from Flavobacteriales bacterium.
CCAGGCCGCCTCAACCTGTTCCAGTTCAAGAACTTCCAGGTGGTGGTGGACTACGCGCACAACCCGCACGGCTTCGAGGCGCTGGGGCGCTTCCTCAGCAAGGTGTCCGACACGCCGAAGATCGGCGTCATCGCCGGGGTGGGCGACCGCCGCGACGAGGACACCGTGAACCTGGGCCGCCTCAGCGCGCGCATGTTCGACGAGATCATCATCCGGCAGGACCGCAACCTGCGGGGCAAGAGCGACGACGAGATCATCGCCCTGCTGGTGAAGGGCATCCACGAGGTGGACCCCGCCAAGAAGTTCACCATCCTGAAGAAGGAGGAGGAGGCCATCCGCCACGCCATCGGCACGGCGCCGAAGGGCGCCTTCGTGGTGCTGTGCAGCGACGTGGTCCCCGATGCCCTCCAGCTCGTGCTGAAGCTGAAGGAGCAGGACGATCAGGTGCCCTTCAGCAAGGAGGACATCCCCAACCGGAACAAGGAGCTGGTGGGGTGATCGATACAACTCGGGCCATTGTCGCGCTGGGTCGGCGTGGTCGCGTTCATTTTGAGCTTCATGGCATGGGTCACCTTGATGGTCGGGATGACCGAGCATCCGGATCACGCGGACAAAGACCGTCTCTGATGCGAGTGATCAGGCCTTGGCCGGTGTTCCACTGATCGCCGATCCGGTATCGCTTACTCGATCCGCTCACACAGCCCAGGCACTGCATGCCGGAACAAGCCACGCAAGCGCTCCAGCACCGCCGTTCCCCGCTCATTCCCCACACTGCGCCCATCGATCTCCGTGATCGGGGTCAACTCGCCCATCGTGCCCGTTCCGAACACCGCATCGGCGGTCATGAGCTCCATGGCGGACAGGTCACGTTCGCGACAGGGGATGCCGTGCTGCGCGCACAATTCGAGCACGAGGCCGCGCGTGATGCCGCCCAGGCAGCTGGTCGTGTACGGTGTCACGACCTCTCCGTGGATCACCGCGAACACGTTGATGTCATTCAGTTCCGCCACATGGCCGTTCTTGTCCAGCATCAGCGCGCCATCGACCCCGGCGGCATTGGCCTCCAGCTTCGCGAGGATGTTGTTGAGCAGGTTGTTGTGGTGGATCTTGGGGTCCAGGACCTCGGGGCCCAAACGCCGGATGCTGCTGGTGATCACCCGGATGCCCCTGGTGTTGTCGAAGACCACTGACTTCCATTCGGCGAGCACGATGAGCGTACAGCCCTTCTGGTTGAGGCGCGGGTCCATCCCGCTGGTGATCTTCTCGCCGCGTGTCAGCGTAAGCCGTACGTGCGCATCGTTCGTCATCCCGTTCGCCTTCAAGGTCTTGAACAGCGCGTTCCGGATGTGATCGGAAGTGGGCACGTTCGCAAAGGCCAGTGCATGGGCGGAGGCGTGCAGGCGATCGAGGTGGCGACCCAGCATCATCACGCCACCGTTGTAAACGCGCAGTCCTTCCCACACGGCATCCCCGCCCTGCACGCTGCTATCGAAGACGCTCACCTTGGCATCGGCGCGCTTGACGAGCTGCCCGTTCACATGCACGAGGATATCAGCGTTCCGTGGGTCGTACTTCTGGAGCATGTTCAGGCGGTGATGCGGAGTTGCTGGAGCCGGCGATAGTAGGGGAGCGCTTCTTCGCAGAGCGATCGAAGGTGGTCAGGAAGTGTCCGATCGCTGCTCGCCTGCTTCGCGAAGCCGGTGCTGCGGTGCACGTTGGCGTACCAGTGGCTGGCCCACACGCCGTCCTCGGGCCTCGGGCCGGCTTCCCAGCGCAACATCCGTTCATCGAAGCCGATGCCCAGTGCATCGCAGAGCGAAGCGAGCACACCCCTCGGATCGGCCAGCAGGTCATCGCTATCCAGCACCATGCACTTGCCACCCACGCGCTGCAAGCTCTCCAGCAATTCCACGGACATGCGCAAGCCGATGTCCCGCAAACCGGGGTTGGGGATCACTTCGGCGAAACTGGCGATGATCCGCTTGGGGTCGCGGATGTAGAAGACGCTGGTCATCCCTGCCAGCCGCGGCGCAGGTATGCCCTCGCAGTGGTGGGCCATGCCTTTCAGGAAGAGGTGCTGCCGATCATCGATGGCATCCAACCCATGCAGCACGCCCTCGACATCCTGCGGCTGGCTGGCCAGGACCTCTTCCCGGCCGGGATGGTCCACCCCGCTCCGTGCCAGGTAGTACGCGTAAAAGGGCTCGTCCACCACGCGCATGTCCGCCCGTTGCGCGAAGCTGTACATGAGCGCGGTGCTCAGGTTGCGTGGGCTGCTGATGAGGTGGATACGCATGGGCACAAAAGAACGAAGGCCCCGGGCGCAGTGCCTTCATGCGTGCGATCGTTCCGGGCCCCTACCTGACCGTCAAGACTCCGGATGCCGATCAACCCGTCCATTCGTGACCGTCGTGACCCAACGTGGCGAAGCGACGAACGCTAGCCTGGAAGCACCATTTGCTTATCCGGAAGAACGGGCACGGCAGACCGCCGGCCTACTTCCTCAGCGCCCGGGCGAGCACGATCAGCAGCACCGCGCCCACGGTGGCACAGATGATGCGTCCGATGAGGTTGGTGGCATCAAGGCCGAGGACACCGAACACCAGGTTGCCGACGAAGCCGCCGAGCAGGCCGAGGACGATGTTCACCAGCAGGCCATAGCCGCCGCCCTTCATCAGCTGGCCGGCGAGCCATCCGGCCACGGCGCCCACGATCAAGCTCCAAAGGAAGCCCATGCCGAAAGGTATGCCTAGCCACGAAAAAGGCCCCGTTGCCGGGGCCTCTCGGAGTTCACAGCGATGCGCCTCACTTGGCCGGTGCGGCCACGACCTGACGCTTCTCGGTGATGCGGGCGCTCTTGCCACGACGCTCGCGCAGGTAGAAGATACGGGCGCGCCGCACGTCGCCGCGCTTGTTCACGTCGATCTGGTCGATGAAGGGGGAGGCCACCGGGAAGATGCGCTCCACACCCACGTTGCCGCTCATCTTGCGCACGGTGAAGGTGGCGGTGCTGCCGGCGCCCTTGCGCTGGATGACCACGCCTTGGAACTGCTGGATGCGCTCCTTGTTGCCCTCCACGATCTTGTAATGCACGGTGATGGTGTCACCGGCCTTGAACTCGGGCATGGCCTTGAGGGGCGCCCATTCCTTTTCCAGTTGCTTCAGCTTATCCATGACGCTCAGGCACTTGTGCGGGTCCGACCCGCGTTCGGGGCCGCAATATTACGGAACTTTCGCGATGCCGGGGCGCTTCACCCTTCCCCGAAGGTGGCCGCAGCATCCGCACCGCCCTCCAGCAGCTCGGGACGCCGCTCCCGGGTGCGCTCCACGGCCTGTTGGTGGCGCCATTCCGCGATCCGGGCCTCGTGCCCGCTCAGCAGCACGTCGGGCACCTTCCAGCCGGCGAACTCCGCAGGCCGGGTGTAGACCGGCGGCGCCACCAGGCCGTCCTGGAAGCTGTCGCTCAGGGCCGAGGTCTCGTCGTTGAGCACCCCGGGCACCAGGCGGATCAGCGCATCGCTGAGCACGGCGGCCGCCAGCTCGCCACCGCTGAGCACGTAGTTGCCGATGCTCACCTCCAGATCCACCAGATGCTCGCGCACGCGTTCGTCCACGCCTTTGTAGTGGCCGCAGAGCAGGATGAGGTTGCGGTGCACGCTGAGGCGGTTGGCCAGCGGCTGGTCCAGCAGCTCCCCGTCGGGGCTCAGGTAGATCACCGCGTCGTAGGGGCGCTCGCTCTTCAGCTGGGTGATGGCCCGGTGGATGGGCTCCACCTGCAGCACCATGCCGGCACCTCCGCCGAACACATAGTCATCGATCCGGCGATGCTTGTCGGTGCTCCACTGGCGCAGGTCGTGCACCACCACCTCCACCAGGCCCTTCTGCTGGGCGCGTTGCAGGATGCTCTCGGCGAACCAGCTGTCCAGCAGGCGGGGTACGGCCGATAGGATGTCGATGCGGAGGCGGACCATGGGGCGAAGTTCCTCAGGGGATGAACACCAGGCCGACCTGGGCGGCGAGGCCGCGGGCGCGCGGGCCGGTGAGGCCGTACAGGTTGGGCAACAGCAGTTCGGCGCCGAGCCATCGGGTGATGCGGAAGCGCGCGTGCACACCGGCACGCAGGCCACCGAAGCCCCCGTACTGCGCGGAGAGGCCCACGGCCTGCGCACCGAACCGACGCCAGCCCGTGACCTGTGCGAAGGGGATGAACCCCGGCAGCGCGCGCTGGGCGATCCGCAGGTCCATCCGCCACCCCGTGGGCCACGCGACACTGTGCTCCGCCCACGCATGGAGCGGCAGCAGGCGCCACGCGGCCCCGACGGAGGGCCGCACCCCGAAGGTGTCCAGCAGCTGCTCCTCGCCGGTGATGGCCCCGGTGAGGTCGAAGACATCGTCCACGGTGATGCCGTCGTAGGTGAAGGCGGTGTCCGGGCTGGAGCACAGCGCGCGATCGTTCCAGCGCACGGCCCCGAGATCCTCGGCGCCGATGGTGATGCGGTGTGCGGCCGCGCCGTTCCGGGTGGGCAGGCTGAAGCGCTGGGCGAAGCTGATCGCCGCTCCAAGGCCGTTGAAGGCCCCAAGGTCGCTGCGCGCGGTGTCGCTGCTGTGGTAGCTGCCGTGCAGGCGCAGGTCGAGACGGGTGCCGTCCGCCGCCGTGAAGAGCGTGGCGTCCTCCAGATGCACGGCGGTCCAGGACTGGCCCTTCACCACATCGAGCCGCACCCAGCTGCCGGAGCGCGCATGGTACAGGCCGGCGCCCAGGGTCTGGTAGCGCTGCTGCTCGAAGGCCGAGCCGGACAGGTCGGCCCGTTCGCCGGCGAACCCGGCGTTGCCGAAGAAGGTGAGGGCGTACACGTCCGGGCGGAAGCGCAGGCCGGCGTGGTCCTTGTGCGTGGCCGAGATCATCACCTTCAGACCGGCCCGCCCCAGGATGCTGTCACCGAACACGGCGTGCACGCCGAGCTGCAGCACCTGTCCGAGCCGGTTGTTCGACCGCAGGGCGGCCTGGCTTCGTTCACGGACGTCGCGCTCCACGAATCCGCCCTGCGTCAGGTCCAGCACCAGTTCGTTCAGCAGGGTGTTCGCGTCGTAGTCGAAGGCACCACGCACCTCCACCCGGTCCTGTTGCGCCGTGGCGCCGGTGGGCAGCAGGTCCTGCGGGAAGGACAGCAGGGGCAGGGCCGTGGCGAGGGCCAGGGCGGTAAGCCGTTCACTCATCGCCGTTCACCACGTAGTTCGCGCCGGCCACCACCTGCAGGTCCAACCGGTAATGGGCCATCAACAGCAGGTGCTGCGCCTGATCGGCGGTGTTGAAGACGGCCCGGACCCGCAGGCGCGGCTGGGCGTAGAGCAGGTCGACCTGTTCGGGGATGAGGGAGGCGGTGCAGACCGAGCGCACCGGGTCGCGCACCAGGCCATCGGGATCCACCTCACCGCTGGCCACTTCGCCCACCACGGGAATGGAGCCCACCACATGATCGGCCGCATCGAGGATGTCCAGCAGAAGCCGCGCGCGGAAGGGGAACCCGTTGGTGGCGAAGAGGGAGAGCTCGCCGGCGGTGAGCCCGTGGGCCTCCTCGGAGCCGGGGAGGTCGGGCGTGGCGATGCTCTCCACGGTGAGGTCGGTGGCGATCAGGCGGAGCGGCATCTCCAGGTCGAGCTGAGCGCTGACGGCGCTCTCGTAATAGAGGAAGTCGTGGCCGTTGCTGATGTCGCCCAGCGGGTTCAATTCCAGGTCCACCGCATAGCGCAGGCGGTCGGGCAGGTTCTCCACGAACGGGGCGATGCTGCTGTTGCCGGTGTTGAGGGTGGTGGACCAGGCGGTGGACTGGAACGAGCCGCCAAGGTCGAGGGCGCGAGTGAGGTTGATGGGGGAGCCCACGATGGGATGCACGAGCGGCACCGAGATCCCCGTGCGCGTGTTCTCCGATACCAGTTCGT
Proteins encoded in this region:
- a CDS encoding aminotransferase class IV: MLQKYDPRNADILVHVNGQLVKRADAKVSVFDSSVQGGDAVWEGLRVYNGGVMMLGRHLDRLHASAHALAFANVPTSDHIRNALFKTLKANGMTNDAHVRLTLTRGEKITSGMDPRLNQKGCTLIVLAEWKSVVFDNTRGIRVITSSIRRLGPEVLDPKIHHNNLLNNILAKLEANAAGVDGALMLDKNGHVAELNDINVFAVIHGEVVTPYTTSCLGGITRGLVLELCAQHGIPCRERDLSAMELMTADAVFGTGTMGELTPITEIDGRSVGNERGTAVLERLRGLFRHAVPGLCERIE
- a CDS encoding GlsB/YeaQ/YmgE family stress response membrane protein, coding for MGFLWSLIVGAVAGWLAGQLMKGGGYGLLVNIVLGLLGGFVGNLVFGVLGLDATNLIGRIICATVGAVLLIVLARALRK
- the rplS gene encoding 50S ribosomal protein L19, which translates into the protein MDKLKQLEKEWAPLKAMPEFKAGDTITVHYKIVEGNKERIQQFQGVVIQRKGAGSTATFTVRKMSGNVGVERIFPVASPFIDQIDVNKRGDVRRARIFYLRERRGKSARITEKRQVVAAPAK
- the trmD gene encoding tRNA (guanosine(37)-N1)-methyltransferase TrmD gives rise to the protein MVRLRIDILSAVPRLLDSWFAESILQRAQQKGLVEVVVHDLRQWSTDKHRRIDDYVFGGGAGMVLQVEPIHRAITQLKSERPYDAVIYLSPDGELLDQPLANRLSVHRNLILLCGHYKGVDERVREHLVDLEVSIGNYVLSGGELAAAVLSDALIRLVPGVLNDETSALSDSFQDGLVAPPVYTRPAEFAGWKVPDVLLSGHEARIAEWRHQQAVERTRERRPELLEGGADAAATFGEG